The genomic segment tgagtttctttcttctgcgcAATACAGAATacacttccattgtattttttgtccatacaatgaatttcaatgggaaccaaaactgtttgattaccaacatttttcaaaatatcacctttttttacatttcacagaaaaaaagaaagtcatacaagtttggaacaatatgaggatgggtaaatgatgacagaattgtcacttTTGGGTGATTATTCCTTCAAGCTTAAACTGCCCAATggtatgttttcattttcttttaaaacactTCCTCTTATTCAAATCTACTTTAtttgcagttctgtttattGATGGTAGTGATGCAGAAATGCCACTCATTCAGCTTTAAACTCACTGCCTTTTGCATTGCTGACCTATAGGTTGCCTCTTTCTCATCAGCAGGTATAAGGTTGGCAGTCATACCTGTGGCAGATGGTGGAGGGCACTGGTAGCCATTGATGGTGTCAGGGGGTGGTGGAGGGAAGCTGGGCACTCTGGGAGGGTCTGAGGGTAGAGGGGGTCTGCCTGATCCTCCGGGACGATTAGGAGGAGGCACGGGGGGAGACATTCCTCTGCCTCCTCCTCCACTGGGTGGAGGTGGTAGAGGACCTGAAGGGGAGGAGCAGTCACAAAATGATGAgtccacaaaataaaacaattcctCTCATTCATATGCCTCACATAAAACTGTGTGTCTGAAGGTATTTCCAAAAAATGTTATCTGAAAAATGGGGAACACTTTAAAAGCATAATATAGTGCATTTCTTACTTCTACTAATATCTACTTTGGggtcattacatttttattaaaagaaaataacaatcttatacagcaagaacacattaaattgatcaaaatcaACAGTAAAGATATGCATCTTTaggatttctatttaaaataaatgctgttcttttgaactttctattctgaATCCCAAAAAAGGTATAatggcttccacaaaaatatgaagcaactGAAGACTGCAACCTCGATGAGcatgataatttttttcttcaaaaacataaaaaatcttaacaacctcaaacttttgaatggcaatgtatgttttattatataaatacaatattaacaTCGAATATTTAAAGTTTAGCATCATATTAGTTAGCCATACTAGTTGAATTTCAAATAATGTTGCAATAAGTAAACTATAGTATTGCACTGCTCTTTATATAGAGTTGGATATAAGTATACAAAGTATACTATATAGCAAGTCTCAACTACTTGAttgtttatattgcatatttttgcacaGTTCTTTATATTAAGTTGGATATATACAGTAAGTTTTCACATTAAcagcattttctgtaaagctgctttataaaaaaaattataatttgtaaaaaaaaaatatatatatacatttgataaataaattggattttgaaaaagaaaaaaaaaatttacttcattttgtgacagtaaaaaataaacagcaaaacaGGAATGACCTTGCTCATACCTGACCGTATTGATGGGCTTCTTCCTGATGGAGGCGGCCTCTCACTGGGTGGTGGCGGAAGTGGGCTGGAGCGTCCAGGAGGCGGTGGAGGTGGAAGGCTGTTTCTCGGAGAGCCTCTAATGTTGGGCTCATCCCGTGAGGATGGTGGGATAGGTGGGGCCCCTCCTCTTGCTGGAGGAAAGGATGGAGGCGGATTACCCATAGGCCTCTGAGAACTCAGTGGTTTACTCTCATTGGATGGCGGCGGTGGTGGTAGTGGTCCATCTCGAGAAAATGACGCTCTTCTTCCTCCAGTGGGTGGTGGAGGAGGAGGGAAGTCATCTGAGGGTCTGCTTGGGATTGTGGGTAATGGCGGCCGGCCACTTGCGGGCATTGGGGGTGGAGGGAAGGAAGACTGGGACTCCCTCAGGGTGGGAGGAACGCTTGGACGTCTGGCCGGCTGGCTGGGGAGTGGAACAGAAGGTGAGGAACTTGGCGGTCGCCCTCCAGGTAGAGGCGGTAGGCCGCTGGGAGAGCTGTGCTGGGGTGAGCGAGATGAGGCTGGTACAGGTGGGGGTCCAGCCCTCCCAGGAGAAGGTCGTCCGGCGCTTGGGAGTGGGGGTCTGCTTCCTGCTGGGTTGCTGGGTGCTGGGAATCTCCCCGTTGAAGGAGGCATCGGTGGTCTTACTGCTTTAGTGTCATCATAAAACAAAGTACATGAAGAAAAGTTCTAAGTATAGCGCATTTCAGTTTTTGTCACAATTCAAACAATATAATGATTCAATTATGATTAggattattataaatgtatagtATATTAGTATAGtacagaatcagaatgagctttattgccaggtatgtttacacaaacgaggaatttgttttggtgacagaagctccacagtgcgacagaatgacagtgataagacaagacacagataataaaaagaataatatacaaatatacaaaatagacaatttagtatgtacaggtatgttaggtgcaaatttgaaatgtaatagtATTGTAtgatagtatagtatagtacagtacagtacaataTAGTATAGTATAACATAGTATAGTAATATTTTGATATCAATTTTTATCTCAATGCATAAAATTATAGTATAGTGTAGTGTAGTAtagtaaacatttttatttaaatttttgtcaaaatgcaaaaaagattGAAAAATTAAGATtagaattaatattaaattatataagtgCAACAGAGTATAGAATAGTATGATTCAACTATAAATAAGATTAGAATTATTATCGAattatatagtatagtatagcaTAGTATAGTGCGGTATGGTACGGTGTAGTGTAGTATTATAGCATagtatgtattatgtaaacattttgATTCAATTTTTGTCCCAATGCACAtatgatttaattataaatacaattagaattattattaaagaaataagtATAGTATAGTATGTATTTTGTAAGTATGCAAGTtgttattatttgatttaaatttttgtcaCAATGCAGAAATAATAggttaaaattataaatagcattattagtagtagtatttttttgcatgtaatatttatttaaattatatttatttagttagttagttagttagttttttataattatattcatttaaattatatttatttattcattaatttagttagttttttataattatatttatttaaattacggtatatttatttattgatttatttagatGATTACCAGTGTTGTCTCTGTTTCCTGATGATCTCAGTCTTGGCATTCCACCCTGAAACAGCCCACCCATTCCACCTGGAGCTCCGCCCCCaaaccctccacctcctcctccaccacctccacctccacctcctccGCCTCCTTTGGGCTCTGcgtaaataaaaacattagcaTAAAATTTTATGATCATAAGAattcattcttcaaaatggctctacactcttaaaaataaaagatatacACAAATTtgcacacacaatatatatatatatatatatatatatatatataaaacaaagtatATTGCAGAAAACAAGGTGTACTCACTGTCCAGCGCTGGAGCACTCCGATCATTGGTGACGGCTTTCTTCAGTCGAGCTCCTTTGCTGATATCTGATAGTAAAGCATTTCTCCCTTGCTGCTCAGATCTGTTCAGATTGGGCTTCTCTATGTTTGCCTAGTGATAGTCATTGTAAATTAGACAGGTTCCAAACAACACACATTGCCATCAACTCAAAATAGCTGTTGAGCCTTGAATACCAAGAATTAAGAATTTGAACAGAATTAAGGTGTATGCTATAATTACACATgctacatttatgcatttgtgaCAACGTGATTTAAATACAGTGTGTGCATAATTATGCAAgctgatattctggtcatattctGGTCTGAAATGACAATAGGACTactactatactatactatactatactatagtAGTCCCAACTGCATTTCACATTTAGCTGTCCAGTGGTCATGATTTAATTTAGCAGTTTCtgtattgcattagttttgaatatttatcatgggtatttaataatatttgactttTTAGTGTGAGCTAAATCTCCTTTTTGGCGCATTTTACCCATAAACAGAAACCTGcttaataattatgcacacctgagcatttttcacttccagcccTTATTAACAATTATATgtcatttataaattattaaatacaaaattaatagtagttattaagattgatgtggtttagAGCTGGTAAAAtgtgtttagaaaaaaaaaaaacaatatatatatatatatatatatatgaccagAATTTCAACTTGCATTATAATTACGCACACACTGtagaagtaaaaagtaaaattggTATTTGATTTTGGTTACTTGGTTTCTTACTGGTGCTATTTTCTAGTTATTAGTTATTTGACAACATCAATAAAGATTCGAAGAGAGTCACAATTGCAGCAATTTATAACAACATGTTCAATAATCTCATTCTCCTATAGTGGGATTCACCCCAGTAATTTTAGATGGCAAAATACAGTAGCTTTGtcaaatgaaattatataaaaaaccAGGCACAATTCGTACTGTTTCCTGAAAACAAATGACAAACTAGACTCACCAGAACATTTGTTTTATGTAAGATACTATTCTAGCTCATACAAATGAACTAGTAACATAATCAGTACCAAAATAACTGTATTAGGTTcagtataaatattttgataagtTAAGATAATCATCAAAATATGTAGATGTGAACAATGCTGTCATACCA from the Onychostoma macrolepis isolate SWU-2019 chromosome 09, ASM1243209v1, whole genome shotgun sequence genome contains:
- the wipf1a gene encoding WAS/WASL-interacting protein family member 1a isoform X1, translated to MSGPPPPPPPGPPPTFAVANIEKPNLNRSEQQGRNALLSDISKGARLKKAVTNDRSAPALDKPKGGGGGGGGGGGGGGGGFGGGAPGGMGGLFQGGMPRLRSSGNRDNTAVRPPMPPSTGRFPAPSNPAGSRPPLPSAGRPSPGRAGPPPVPASSRSPQHSSPSGLPPLPGGRPPSSSPSVPLPSQPARRPSVPPTLRESQSSFPPPPMPASGRPPLPTIPSRPSDDFPPPPPPTGGRRASFSRDGPLPPPPPSNESKPLSSQRPMGNPPPSFPPARGGAPPIPPSSRDEPNIRGSPRNSLPPPPPPGRSSPLPPPPSERPPPSGRSPSIRSGPLPPPPSGGGGRGMSPPVPPPNRPGGSGRPPLPSDPPRVPSFPPPPPDTINGYQCPPPSATDEWGLRFSFHSLSELPPPEPYVSFSKSYPSKAGSKGTRDRGAPPLPPLPR
- the wipf1a gene encoding WAS/WASL-interacting protein family member 1a isoform X2 → MSGPPPPPPPGPPPTFAVANIEKPNLNRSEQQGRNALLSDISKGARLKKAVTNDRSAPALDKPKGGGGGGGGGGGGGGGGFGGGAPGGMGGLFQGGMPRLRSSGNRDNTVRPPMPPSTGRFPAPSNPAGSRPPLPSAGRPSPGRAGPPPVPASSRSPQHSSPSGLPPLPGGRPPSSSPSVPLPSQPARRPSVPPTLRESQSSFPPPPMPASGRPPLPTIPSRPSDDFPPPPPPTGGRRASFSRDGPLPPPPPSNESKPLSSQRPMGNPPPSFPPARGGAPPIPPSSRDEPNIRGSPRNSLPPPPPPGRSSPLPPPPSERPPPSGRSPSIRSGPLPPPPSGGGGRGMSPPVPPPNRPGGSGRPPLPSDPPRVPSFPPPPPDTINGYQCPPPSATDEWGLRFSFHSLSELPPPEPYVSFSKSYPSKAGSKGTRDRGAPPLPPLPR